A window of the Eleutherodactylus coqui strain aEleCoq1 chromosome 8, aEleCoq1.hap1, whole genome shotgun sequence genome harbors these coding sequences:
- the LOC136576979 gene encoding neurofilament medium polypeptide-like isoform X1 — protein sequence MGGECAALFRLSETMWTTEPSSFGFGSAYASVTSAEEFRLVTKCMQLLPSPLFKKERLMPTNPEAQKQYRPTIKEVIRPRPTKAELALRARAAIARMLCEGLEDEDEEEEEKQKDEDEEMKEEGREEEKEENIEDEEEREEKDLEDEEEEDQESSSDVPSDPLRGIQDRSLRRSRIRQRSIRHGSPRMWGKKNIMWTILRSTLHL from the exons ATTATCAGAGACAATGTGGACTACAGAGCCCAGCAGCTTCGGATTTGGATCAG CTTATGCCAGCGTCACGTCGGCGGAGGAGTTCCGACTGGTGACGAAATGTATGCAACTCCTGCCGTCCCCTCTCTTCAAGAAGGAG CGCCTCATGCCAACAAACCCTGAAGCCCAGAAACAATATCGGCCAACTATTAAAGAAGTCATCAGACCAAGACCAACAAAGGCAGAGTTGGCACTGCGAGCAAGAGCAGCCATCGCTCGCATGCTGTGTGAAGGGCTGGAGGATGAAgacgaggaagaagaggagaagcaAAAAGATGAGGATGAAGAGATGAAGGAGGAGGgaagagaggaagaaaaagaggagaacattgaggatgaggaggaaagagaggaaaAAGATCTTGaggatgaggaagaagaggacCAGGAATCCAGCAGTGATGTTCCATCTGACCCACTGAGAGGGATTCAGGACCGGTCACTGAGAAGAAGCAGGATCAGGCAGCGCTCCATCCGCCACGGCAGCCCCCGCATGTGGGGCAAGAAAAACATCATGTGGACGATCCTGCGAAGCACCCTCCACCTCTGA
- the LOC136576979 gene encoding uncharacterized protein isoform X2, protein MWTTEPSSFGFGSAYASVTSAEEFRLVTKCMQLLPSPLFKKERLMPTNPEAQKQYRPTIKEVIRPRPTKAELALRARAAIARMLCEGLEDEDEEEEEKQKDEDEEMKEEGREEEKEENIEDEEEREEKDLEDEEEEDQESSSDVPSDPLRGIQDRSLRRSRIRQRSIRHGSPRMWGKKNIMWTILRSTLHL, encoded by the exons ATGTGGACTACAGAGCCCAGCAGCTTCGGATTTGGATCAG CTTATGCCAGCGTCACGTCGGCGGAGGAGTTCCGACTGGTGACGAAATGTATGCAACTCCTGCCGTCCCCTCTCTTCAAGAAGGAG CGCCTCATGCCAACAAACCCTGAAGCCCAGAAACAATATCGGCCAACTATTAAAGAAGTCATCAGACCAAGACCAACAAAGGCAGAGTTGGCACTGCGAGCAAGAGCAGCCATCGCTCGCATGCTGTGTGAAGGGCTGGAGGATGAAgacgaggaagaagaggagaagcaAAAAGATGAGGATGAAGAGATGAAGGAGGAGGgaagagaggaagaaaaagaggagaacattgaggatgaggaggaaagagaggaaaAAGATCTTGaggatgaggaagaagaggacCAGGAATCCAGCAGTGATGTTCCATCTGACCCACTGAGAGGGATTCAGGACCGGTCACTGAGAAGAAGCAGGATCAGGCAGCGCTCCATCCGCCACGGCAGCCCCCGCATGTGGGGCAAGAAAAACATCATGTGGACGATCCTGCGAAGCACCCTCCACCTCTGA